In Crassostrea angulata isolate pt1a10 chromosome 6, ASM2561291v2, whole genome shotgun sequence, a genomic segment contains:
- the LOC128186719 gene encoding uncharacterized protein LOC128186719 gives MFFHALTTSVLFAAVILARELGWMKWDAFDELDQQFQSVTGENCRSKRLEDLLMPENVVTQIPLYNKLQTSIFYKNRTNLVHLHNMALNRAFFFGYIHQRLNTSDTFKLLPNVHYLHLSVSADLNANPTVINGSALYFDNDCYYPNWLINYNINKTIPLFAPRAWRWDDTFDMDNHLREPTLDTAFVLDAGSGFNKNYTVKSFRMNPWYNFWLPDNQPIYDSTHKFTWGVHLKFTNSSGVFRQKTFEEYNFFGPNNPGMHDTEEKLPVRFTRPYFDCGRSNKWVVSAVSPITDFMPRYSNWTHLRRPRFIGVAVMDTDFERIDFNPCDAGDGNPGPSYLAGTHRCKKHSGCKHLSGFGFRRGGYRCKCRWGHRYPNDIEQPYWGYNIEQSTLTEYRKGFNCPAVDYMHVLPVISQVSSVSVEFFEEEYNTGVFQSRSLKSVNIIKSPRGFEERTNPNRKKRSLYGRPLFDPSAYERVLRIYRQKTSVTKSNCKKLSPSSLILPGDVGYGVDSQFKYQASTALRLAHFLSAFLQNMEDMDSFGHIKGGGRLHQEHLFGEVLANVMADFKILSSGIFYEPYTFRNPNETVRELFGPYAYRKNGGFYALDSAGLDRHYTLELWYREMKYRWNTNTEFLKTFNIRSMMRSDINGSSSVRHEHFPVTYRAPTIEQGLWMPPVFKCDDRVDTWVMTYVVPFFRGIKISRKVQFSGVVTIDVPLDLLEINPCPQPFHVQNAFKNTARCHTESTTCRRIKGFRFSRTAYGCDCKQGYEYIFKDNKRWIAGALIELEYQKKLRGLFSRYDSLKCRISSDSKISYSSVIVFANLFIVCAFRYL, from the exons ATGTTTTTCCATGCACTCACCACTTCGGTTTTGTTTGCTGCTGTAATCCTCGCCAGGGAGCTCGGTTGGATGAAATGGGATGCCTTTGACGAGCTGGATCAACAATTCCAAAGCGTTACAGGAGAAAACTGCAGATCAAAGCGACTAGAAGATCTTCTAATGCCAGAAAATGTGGTCACGCAAATACCTCTGTACAATAAACTGCAGACCAGTATATTTTACAAGAATCGGACCAATCTCGTTCACTTGCACAATATGGCTCTGAACAGAGCGTTCTTCTTCGGATACATCCATCAAAGACTGAACACTTCCGACACCTTCAAACTTCTGCCAAACGTTCACTATTTACACTTGTCCGTTTCAGCTGACTTGAATGCGAACCCAACAGTCATAAATGGTAGTGCTTTGTATTTTGATAACGATTGCTATTATCCCAACTGGCTTATTAACTACAACATAAATAAGACAATCCCGTTGTTTGCACCCCGGGCTTGGAGATGGGACGATACATTCGATATGGATAACCATCTGAGGGAACCCACTCTGGACACGGCTTTCGTGTTGGATGCTGGCAGTGGATTCAACAAAAACTACACCGTAAAAAGCTTTCGCATGAACCCTTGGTACAACTTCTGGCTACCCGACAACCAACCGATATACGACTCTACTCACAAATTCACGTGGGGCGTGCATTTAAAGTTTACCAACAGTTCGGGAGTGTTCAGACAGAAAACGTTTGAGGAGTACAATTTTTTCGGTCCCAATAACCCTGGAATGCATGACACCGAGGAGAAACTCCCCGTGCGCTTTACGAGACCTTACTTTGACTGTGGACGGTCAAACAAGTGGGTGGTGTCTGCGGTGTCCCCAATCACCGACTTCATGCCGAGGTATAGCAACTGGACCCACTTAAGACGACCAAG GTTTATTGGAGTAGCTGTGATGGACACAGACTTCGAAAGAATCGACTTCAATCCGTGCGATGCAGGGGACGGGAATCCGGGACCGAGTTACCTGGCTGGCACCCACAGGTGTAAGAAACACTCGGGG TGTAAGCATCTGAGTGGTTTTGGGTTCAGGCGAGGTGGCTACCGCTGTAAATGCCGATGGGGTCATCGTTATCCAAACGACATAGAACAGCCTTACTGGGGATACAATATCGAACAGTCCACCTTAACTGAATATAGGAAAGGTTTCAACTGTCCAGCCGTAGATT ATATGCATGTTTTACCGGTGATTAGTCAAGTATCTAGCGTCTCTGTTGAATTCTTTGAAGAAGAATACAACACAGGAGTCTTTCAATCTCGATCACTGAAATCCGTGAACATTATAAAATCTCCAAGAGGTTTTGAAGAAAGGACAAACCCTAACCGCAAGAAGAGGTCCCTATACGGTAGACCTTTGTTTGACCCTTCGGCTTATGAAAGAGTTCTAAGAATTTACCGCCAGAAAACCAGTGTGACAAAATCAAACTGCAAGAAACTTTCTCCATCTTCTCTCATTCTTCCTGGGGACGTTGGGTATGGTGTGGACTCTCAGTTCAAGTATCAGGCTAGCACCGCCCTCAGACTGGCCCATTTCCTGTCCGCTTTTCTTCAGAATATGGAAGACATGGATTCGTTTGGACACATTAAAGGAGGAGGTCGTCTGCATCAAGAACATTTGTTTGGAGAAGTATTAGCCAACGTTATGgccgatttcaaaatattgtctAGTGGTATATTCTATGAACCGTACACTTTTCGAAATCCTAATGAAACAGTTCGTGAATTATTTGGACCCTATGCTTACAGAAAGAACGGAGGTTTTTATGCTCTTGACTCGGCAGGACTTGATAGGCATTACACACTTGAGCTGTGGTACCGAGAGATGAAATATCGGTGGAATACGAACACAGAATTCCTAAAAACCTTCAATATCCGGTCAATGATGCGTTCGGATATAAACGGATCAAGTAGTGTCCGACACGAACATTTTCCTGTGACCTACAGAGCTCCAACCATTGAGCAAGGTCTGTGGATGCCGCCTGTGTTCAAATGTGATGACCGTGTGGATACTTGGGTCATGACATATGTAGTGCCATTCTTTCGGGGAATCAAAATATCTCGAAAAGTTCAGTTCTC aggggtAGTAACAATTGATGTGCCACTCGATCTCCTGGAGATAAATCCTTGTCCCCAACCTTTCCATGTTCAGAATGCTTTCAAAAACACTGCCCGGTGCCATACAGAATCTACAACT TGTCGCCGGATTAAGGGGTTCCGGTTTTCTCGGACAGCGTATGGCTGTGACTGTAAACAAGGCTACGAGTATATATTCAAAGACAATAAGAGATGGATTGCTGGGGCGCTGATAGAGCTGGAATATCAGAAGAAACTAAGAGGGCTATTCAGCAG ATACGACTCGCTGAAATGCAGAATTTCTAGTGATTCCAAGATATCGTATAGTTCTGTGATTGTTTTCGCTAACTTATTTATTGTATGTGCATTTCGTTATTTATGA